One Cupriavidus pauculus genomic window, GTAGAGCGCCACGGCCTCGGGCGTGGGCTGCAGCCGGCCGCGCACGCGTTCGAACAGGCGGAAGCCCAGCGAGGCCTCGGCATGCTGCAGCACGCGCGTGACCACGGGCTGGGAAACGTGGAGCAGGCGCGCGGCCTCGCTGACGGTGCCCGTCAGCATCACGGCGCGGAACACTTCGATCTGGCGCAGACGCATCGTCGTGGTGCGGAAGTTTTTCGGTTTTGGTGCGGGAAAACCCCGGTAGCGGGTATCCATAGCCTGAGGACATATTCTGGCACGTATTCGCATTGGGCAAGCCGCGCGGCGTGGCATACGCTCTGGCCCATCGTCTTGGGAAAGAAGGGTTCGGCCGGCAATGCATGTAGCGATCGTGGGAGCGGGCGTGGTCGGCATGACCACCGCGTGGCGGCTGGCCAATGAAGGGCACGCGGTAACCGTGCTCGAGCGCCGCGACGGCCCCGGCGAGGAAACGAGCTTTGCCAACGGCGGTCAGCTCAGCTACAGCTACGTGGCGCCGCTGGCCGGGCCGGGCGTGCTGTCGAAGGTGCCGGGCTGGCTGCTGCGGCGCGATTCGCCGATGCGCTTCCGGCCCAGCGCGGATCCCGCGCAGTGGCGCTGGCTGCTGGCGTTCGCGCGGGCCTGCAATGCGGGCACCAGCGATGCGACCACGCGCAAGCTGCTGCGCCTGGCGTTTCATTCGCGCGACCTGATGCAGGCGTTCGTGCATGGCGAGGAAGCACGGAACGAGAATGCGCTGGGCCATGTGCCCGGCGGCGGATTCGATTTTGCGCGGCGCGGCAAGCTGATCGTGCACCGTGACAAGGCGGCATTCGATGCCGCGCGCCGGCTGCTCGATTATCAGGCGAGCCTGGGCTGCGAGCAGATCGCGCTCGACCGCGATGCCTGCGTCGCGCTGGAACCGGCGCTGGAACGCATCCGCGGCGATATCGCGGGCGCGATCCATACGCCGAGCGAGGAAGTGGGCGATTGCCATCGGTTCTGCGTGGCGCTGGCCCGATTGCTGCAAGGGAGGCCCGACACGCAGCTGCGCTTCGGCACCCGCGTGACCGGTCTCAAGCGCGACCTCGGGCGGGTCACCGGCGTGCTGATCGCCGATGGCGAGGCCGAGCGCGCGATCGATGCCGATGCGGTAGTGGTCGCCGGCGGCATCGGCAGCGTGCCGCTGCTCCGGCCGACGGGACTGCGGCCGATGCTCTGGCCGCTCAAGGGTTACAGCATCACGGTGCCGATCGCGGACGGCGTGCGCGCGCCGCACGTCAGCGTGACGGACTTTGCGAACAAGATCGTCTACGCGCGTATCGGCAACACGCTGCGCGTGGCCGGCATGGCGGACCTCGTGCGCGGCGGCCCGACCATCGACGACGAACGCGTCGCGGCACTGGCCGCACAGACGCAGGCCGTGTTCGGCATCGGGGGCGCGGACGATACGGCGGCGTTGCAGCCGTGGGCGGGTTTGCGTCCCGCCACGCCGGGCGGCCTGCCGCTGATCGGCGAATCGCGCGTGCGCGGCCTGTGGCTCAACATCGGCCATGGGGCGCTCGGGTTCACGCTGGCCATGGGCAGCGCGAGCCTGCTCGCCGATGCGATGGCCGGCCGCCGCAGCGCGATCGATGCCGGCGATTTCAGCGCGCTGGCCGCATGAGGATGTCGAAGGTTTTCGCAGTTGCAGTGCCAAACGTAATACGACGTGCCACTAAACCAAGCTCATCCAAGGAGCGAAACATGAAGAAACTGCCCGCCTCTTATCTGCCGCGCCGCGTG contains:
- a CDS encoding D-amino acid dehydrogenase; amino-acid sequence: MHVAIVGAGVVGMTTAWRLANEGHAVTVLERRDGPGEETSFANGGQLSYSYVAPLAGPGVLSKVPGWLLRRDSPMRFRPSADPAQWRWLLAFARACNAGTSDATTRKLLRLAFHSRDLMQAFVHGEEARNENALGHVPGGGFDFARRGKLIVHRDKAAFDAARRLLDYQASLGCEQIALDRDACVALEPALERIRGDIAGAIHTPSEEVGDCHRFCVALARLLQGRPDTQLRFGTRVTGLKRDLGRVTGVLIADGEAERAIDADAVVVAGGIGSVPLLRPTGLRPMLWPLKGYSITVPIADGVRAPHVSVTDFANKIVYARIGNTLRVAGMADLVRGGPTIDDERVAALAAQTQAVFGIGGADDTAALQPWAGLRPATPGGLPLIGESRVRGLWLNIGHGALGFTLAMGSASLLADAMAGRRSAIDAGDFSALAA